The Rhizobium leguminosarum DNA segment AATCTCCACAAGCGGGCTTGCTACGGGCTTCGGTTTCGTCGCCCTCGTGCTCGTCTCGGTAAACATCTTCGGCGGCTTCCTCGTGACGCAGCGGATGCTCTCGATGTACCGCAAGAAGGACCGGTGAGGATCTGATGACCAATATCGCAGCCTTCCTCTACCTCGTCTCCGGCGTTCTCTTCATCCTGGCGCTGCGCGGCTTGTCGCATCCGGCCACTAGCCGCAAGGGTAATCTCTACGGCATGATCGGCATGGCGATCGCCATCCTGACGACGCTGGTGCTGGCCACCCCGAATTTCGGCGGCTTCGTGCTGATCGTCCTCGGTCTTGCCATCGGCGGCAGCGTCGGCGCCTATGTCGCCCGCACCATCGCCATGACCTCAATGCCGCAGCTCGTCGCCGGTTTCCATTCGCTGGTCGGTCTGGCCGCCGTGCTGGTCGCGGCTTCGGCGCTCTATACCCCTGCCTCCTTCGGCATCGGCGAGATCGGCCACATCCACACCGAAGCGCGGGTCGAAATGGCGCTGGGCGTGGCGATCGGCGCGCTGACCTTCACCGGTTCGATCATCGCCTTTCTGAAGCTCGACGGACGCATGTCCGGCAAGCCGATCCTGTTGCCCTACCGGCATGCGATCAACGCGAGCCTGCTCGTGCTGATCGTGCTCTTCATCATCGGGCTTGCCGCCACCGAGAGCCATTTCGATTTCTGGGCTGTCGTGGCGCTGTCGCTGGCGCTCGGCGTTCTGCTGATCGTGCCGATCGGCGGCGCCGATATGCCCGTCGTCGTTTCGATGCTGAATTCCTATTCGGGGTGGGCTGCGGCCGGTATCGGCTTCACGCTCGGCAATCTGGCGCTGATCATCACCGGCGCGCTTGTCGGTTCCTCAGGGGCGATCCTCTCCTACATCATGTGCAAGGGCATGAACCGCTCCTTCGTCTCCGTCATCCTCGGCGGTTTTGGCGGTGAGACCGCGTCCGGCGGGCCCGACACATCGGACAAGACGGTCAAGCTCGGCTCGGCCGAGGATGCCGCCTATCTCATGGCCAATGCATCGAAAGTCATCATCGTACCGGGCTATGGCATGGCGGTCGCCCAGGCCCAGCATGCGCTACGAGAACTCGCCGACAATCTTAAGAAGAACGGCGTCGAGGTGAAATATGCGATCCACCCGGTCGCGGGACGCATGCCCGGTCATATGAACGTGCTGCTTGCCGAAGCGAATGTTCCCTATGATGAAGTCTTCGAGCTCGAGGACATCAATTCGGAATTCGCCCAGGCCGACGTGGCCTACGTCATCGGCGCCAACGACGTTACCAATCCGGCGGCGCGCGACGACAAGACCTCGCCGATCTACGGCATGCCGATCCTTGACGTCGACCGGGCAAAGACTTGCCTGTTCGTCAAGCGCTCGCTCGGTTCGGGCTATGCGGGCATCGACAATACGCTGTTCTACAAGGACGGAACGATGATGCTGCTCGGTGACGCGAAGAAGATGACCGAGGATATCAACAAGGCGATCGCGCATGGATGACGCAGATGCAGCCGTTCAGCTCGAACGCGGCCGCTTTGCTGAGGTTTCACCGGGGACCAGCGTCATCTTCTCGACGCCGATGGCGAGGTTCAGCCCTTCCTGGGCCTGAACATTCAGTGGCTGCAGCATGAAAGCCTTGTTGGTGCCGCCAGCGATCACCTTGGCGCCGGCGCCGGCCCCCACGCTCGCATCGGCGCCTATGCCGTAATATTCGCCAGCCAGCGCGAACTGCGGCATATCCGTGCCGGTCTTTGCCAGCACCTGCCAGATCATCACGGTCTTGCCGGTCTGGCCGAGATCGATGCCGAATTTCTCGATCTTGCCTGCGTAGACAGCCTTGGCGCCGCCCGATGCCGGCGTATAGGTGCAGATGAGGTTCTTCTGCGAGGTGACGATCAGACCCTGGCCGCCATCCGATCCGCAGATCAAACGGCCAAGCGTGACATAATTTTCCGCCCCCGCCGGGCTTGCCCAGGCAGCGGCCGCCAGAGCCGCGGCGGCGATCATCGTTTGCTTGAACATGGACTTTCTCCGTTGGAATGACCTGTTCGAAACGGGTAGAGGTGGCGATTGTTCCTGGAGCTTATTCCCGCTCCAGCGTGCCACGCTGTGCCGTCAGCACCCATAGCAGGCCTTCGGGCCGGAAATCGACCTGCACCGTGCCGCGGAAGGCGGAGGCGGCATGGGCCTTGATAACGGTCGTGCCGAAACCCGAGCGCGATGGCTCTACGACCGGCGGACCACCGCGCTCCTCCCAGCTGAAGCGCAGCAGGGCATCCGGCTTGCCTTCCTCCGTGACATCGCGCCATTCGAAGCGGACGCGGCCTTGCGGGACGGAGAGCGCACCATATTTCACCGAATTGGTGGCGAGTTCATGCAGGGCAAGACCAAGATTCTGAACAGCATCCGGCTTCACGACGAAATCCTCGCCTGTGATTTCGATCTGTTCGCGCGATTGCGGAAAAGCTTCCAGGTGGATGTCGACGACCCGCCGGAGCGACACGCCTCCCCATTGCTCGCTGGTCAGGAGCTCGATCGAACGCACCAACCCCTCGAGGCGGTCGGCGACGGCAGCCTGGAAGGTCTCGACGCTGTCGGCTTGTTTGGCGAGCTGGCGCATCATCGCCTGGGCTAGCGTCAGAAGGTTCTTGGTGCGGTGGACGAGCTCGTGCATGACGAAGCGCAGCCGGTCCTCGGTCTGGCTGCGATCGAAGGAGGCGTTCGATAGGGCGATCGCCACTTGGTTCGCCTCGATGACGCTGGTTTCCACCGGCGAGACGATATGGCCTTCGCCCATGCGGTTGGCCATTTCGGCAATATCGCGGATGGTAGTGCGCACCTGCCTTGCGACGGCATAGGCACCGAGTACGGCGACGAGCACAAGGGCCACGCCGCCGATGATGAGGAAACGCCAGGTGCTGAGGATCGATGCCTGGGCGATCGGTCCCCAGATCACCGTTTTCCACGACCAGCCGGGTATCCGGGCATAACCGAGCAGCATGTGCGGCAGGATCGTTTCGTCCTGGAAGACGCCGCGTGAAGCGGTGAATGCCGGCAGGATGCGCGGATCGAAGGGCGTGCCGGGTTCGAGATTGGTAGGCCCGGTGGCGGCGACTACGTGGCCGCTCTGATCGATGACGGCGGCCGACCAGCCGGGGGCAAGGCCCTCGGTCGTTACGAGCTTGCTCAGATCCTTGGCGTCCTGAGTGATGATGAGGGCTGCGACGGGATCGTTTGCCCGCGGCAAGGTGACGTTATAGACCCAGTCGCCGCTGGTACGGCCGCGAAAGACGTCGGAAGCCTCGATTCGACCGGAGGTCATGACCGACTGGAGGGCGGTGATATTCGCTATCTCGCCGAGTGGCGTGCCGAAGGCCCGGCGCGTGTTCAGCAGTTGCTGGCCATTGCGGTCGACGGCGATGACGAACAGCGTATTGTCTCGGAGGGCGGTTTCCGTGCGCTCGTGGAAGGCGGCAAGATTACCGTTTTCGAGCTCCGGTGAGCTCGAAAGCAGCCGCAGCGTCGTCGCCATGTCCTGAAGCTGACGGTCGACGATCCGCGAAAGGGCGAGTGCATCCTGGGCCGTCTCGCGTCTCAGCGTCGAACGCTGGTTGTCTTCCAGCTGCAGCAGAAGCAGCGTCACAAAGGCGAAGATCGGCAGTGCGATCGCCACCGCCATGGCGACGAGGTAAGTGCCGATCGAGGCCTTGGGAAAGAACAGCGCGACGATCTTCATCTGTTGCGCCAAGTCCTATGCGCTGGCGAAAGGCAAGGGAATTCGCGAGCGGTCAGGAAAGCAAAGATCCGCATCTCTCGCAAGCCGCCCTCAACATGTTTCGAACGCCCGATAGCAGGCTATCGAAGCAGCGCCATGTTAAGGGGAGCAAGAGCAGGTTGCAACATACTATGATATCTCATTGAGGACGACGAGCTGTGCGGCGGCCGATTTTGCGGCTGCCCAACTTATGTCCTTAGCCGGCTGAAGCGCCGACGCGGGCGAGACCGTCGCGAGCCGGCTGGTACTTCGGATCGAGGCCGACGGCGTGACGATACGACCGGGCGGCCTTCGCCTTGTCGCCGCGGCGTTCATAGACGAGCGCCTGGTTGGCCCAGGATTCGGCGATGTTGCCGTTGAGTTCGATCGCATGGTTGAAATCGGCAAAGGCGTTGTCGTTGTCGTTCAGCGCGATATAGGAAATGCCGCGGCCATTATAGGGCTCGGGCGAATTCGGCGCGAGCGAGATCGCCTTCGAGAAATCGTCGATCGCCTTGTCCTGCTGATTGCGCTTCTGATAAATCAGGCCACGATTGTGATAGGCGCGGCCATCGGTGGTGCCGAGCTGGATCGCCTTGTCGAAATCGTTGAAGGCCTGATCGTCCTGGCCGGCCATGCGATAGACATTGCCGCGGCCGATATAGGCGACGTCGTAGCTCGGATTGATCTGCAAGGCGGCATTGTAATCGCCGATCGCCTGGGCCTGCTGACCCATGTTGCGATAGACCAGGGCACGATTGGCGTAGGCCTGGAAAAACCGTGGATTGATCTGCAGCGCCGTGTTGAAATCGTTTAGAGCCGGGCGGAACTGGCCGGCGCGGCCATAGGCGGAGCCACGGACGTTGTAGCCTTCGGGATCTTTCGGATTGGCGTTGATAACAGCCGTCAGCGAGGCGATATTCTCTTCCGAGCCCTGCGCCTTGTCGATGCGGATTACGGCATCCGAGGTATTGGTCGTCTCGCAGCCGGCGAGGCCGAACATTGCCGCCAGCGCCAAAGCGGGCAGGAATGCGGATTTCTGCAAGCGCAAAGCGCGGGACGGATTGAAGGTGTTGACAGCCATTCGGGCTCGCTTTCCCCATGCGGCATATCCGGTAAGCGGATATGCGATCTTCAGCGGCAAACTAAAAAAGGCGGCGGCGAACCTATCGCCCCCGCCACAATGCATCTGAAAACGTCGAAAAAACGACGGCAACGCTCAGTGTGCGACCAGACCTTCGCGCTGGGCGCGCTTACGGGCCAGCTTGCGAACGCGACGAACAGCCTCGGCCTTTTCGCGAGCACGCTTCTGCGACGGCTTCTCGTAGTAGTCGCGCATCTTCATTTCGCGGAAAATGCCTTCGCGCTGCATCTTCTTCTTGAGAGCGCGGAGAGCCTGATCAACATTGTTATCGCGGACAAGTACCTGCACGAGAATCACGTTCCTTTGGTTGGTTGATGCCGGCGGCGGCGCAGCGCCAGGGGCAAAAATATAACGTTCGCGCGGCCGCAGCCTTGCGATTGGTGATGCGAGATAGCAGATCGGGTTTAGGAAGTCCAGATGGATATGGGAAGCGGGTGGAAAAATCGCGCTTGCCCCTATCCGGTCACGATCCGGCTGCCCCGGACGCGACTTCGTCCAGCGCGGCGATGGCCTCCCTGAGAGCGGTCCTGACCCGGAGGCGATCGGCCGGCTCCAGCAGGCTCATATCCAGATGCAGGTCGAGGCCCGCGAGGTGCTCGCTGAGGATGCGGCTTTTATGGTCGGCACCGATTGTCAGCCCGTCCACCGCATAGGGCACGATCTCGCGCTGTATACCCTTCATCGTGATCGGCGGCAGCGGATGGGCGTCGACGATTTCGTTCACCAGCGCATAGGTTTCATAGCTGATGACGATCTCTCCTCCCTGGGCGACCGATTGCAGCCGGGCTGCGAGATTGGCCTCGGCCCCGATGATCGTATAGTCCATACGGTCACTGCTGCCAAAATTGCCGACGTTGCAATAGCCGCTGTTGATGCCCATGCGGACGACGAAAGGCTCTTCGGTGCCGTTTCTGCGCCATCTCTCCTTGAGTTCGCCGAGACGGCGCTGCATGTCGACGGCCATGCGCAGACAGGCTTTCGCGTCCTCTTCCGGACCCTTCGTTTCGGGGTCGCCGAAAAAGACCAGAATCGCGTCGCCGATGAACTTATCCACCGTGCCGCCATGCTCCAAGGCAATGTTCGACATCTCCGTCAGATATTCGTTCAGCATCTCCGTCAGGGCTTCCGGCTGCAGGCGCTCCGTCGTCGCGGTGAAATCCTTGATGTCGGAGAAGAAGATCGTCAGGCGCTTGCGCTCGGTATGGACGACGACATCCTTCTGGCCGGAGAAGATGCTTTTGTAAATCTGCGGCGACAGATAGCGCGAAATCTTCAGGGAAACGCTGGCGAGAAACTCGTTCGCCGCTTCCAGATCCTGGTTGGCGCTATGGATCGCGCGCGCCTGCTGCCGCTGGAGGATAATGAAGCTGATGCCGATGATGGCAACGAAAAGGAAATAACAGAGCAGGTATTTGAAGGCAAAGATGTTGCTGACATAAGGCTGCCGGATGATGACTTCCTGAATGCCGCGCACATCGCCCACTTTCCAATCGGTCTTCGGGCTTTCAGGATGGGTGTTGTGGCAAGCAACGCAGGCTTGGCCCATGACGACAGGGGTGACGAAGCGCAAGGTATCGATCAATCCGACACGGGTGAGATCGTTCAGCGTCTGCTGTGGATTGGAGCGCAGCGCAGCGAGCGCGTTCGTCTCGAAATCGTCGAGCTCGTGGGATGCGCGGCTCTTGAACGGCAGATCGGAGACGAAACGGTAGGTGATATTGGCCTGCTGCTCCTTGATGACGTCGCCGAGTTCCAGGGACAGGGTGGCAGGCAGCGGGATGGCGCCTGGTATATTCGCGTAATTGTGGGAGACGGTCGTGCCTTCGGTCACGCCGCTGGCGTGGGCGGCCAAAACGCGGCCCACGACATTGGCGGAATAATAGGAGCGTATGCTCGATATCAGCGAGCTCATGTCGCGGGCCTGACGCCGCAGGGTATTTCCCGACAAATCGCTGATATCAAGCCAGACGGTCAGCGGCAGCCCTGCGAGCATTGCGAGCACGACGACAATCAGCCAGTAGCCGCTTCGACGCGCGGCGGATTCGGAAATCACGGCGACCCCTCGTTCTTCTCTGGAAAAGGCATTTTCGATCGCTACAAGAACATTTCGCCGACCGACCGGCAAGATCGAAGCCCTGTCATCCAGGCAAAAGCACAAAGCGCATAGCATCAGATTTGATTCATGCGACGCGCTTTAGCCCTTGCTTTTATGCATGTCGCTATCCTGGAACGCTGCACACTTGCGAGCGACATGCATTAGCCGAAACTGGAAGCGTCACCCGCGCGCTGAAAAGAGAGCACCTGGGCTGCATGTGCGAATGGTGTTTGGACCGAAAGCGGCGTAGCCTGCCGACAGGTGCGGGCCGTTCTGCCAGCCGTCGAGGGGACACCCGGTGAGATCATGACGCGCGTCCAGCACATCGGTGTCGTTATCGGCCTGGCGATCGTGGCTCTGCTGACGATCCTGCGGGCAGACGATCCGGGAATTTTCAAGCTGATCCGTGGCGTGACTTTCGACGAATATCAGCGCCTGGTTCCTCGGACCTTCGAGCCGATGCCGGTCCGCGTGATTGACATTGATGAGGCCTCGTTGCGCGAATTCGGTCAATGGCCATGGCCGCGGGATCGGATGGCCCTGCTGGTGGATCGGCTTTCCGCGATGGGCGCTTCGGCCATTGCCTTCGATATTCTTTTCGCCGAGCCGGATCGGCTGTCACCGCGCAATGTTGTGAGCGAGGTTGCAGGCGTCGATCCTTCCCTT contains these protein-coding regions:
- a CDS encoding tetratricopeptide repeat protein, translated to MAVNTFNPSRALRLQKSAFLPALALAAMFGLAGCETTNTSDAVIRIDKAQGSEENIASLTAVINANPKDPEGYNVRGSAYGRAGQFRPALNDFNTALQINPRFFQAYANRALVYRNMGQQAQAIGDYNAALQINPSYDVAYIGRGNVYRMAGQDDQAFNDFDKAIQLGTTDGRAYHNRGLIYQKRNQQDKAIDDFSKAISLAPNSPEPYNGRGISYIALNDNDNAFADFNHAIELNGNIAESWANQALVYERRGDKAKAARSYRHAVGLDPKYQPARDGLARVGASAG
- a CDS encoding adenylate/guanylate cyclase domain-containing protein, with protein sequence MISESAARRSGYWLIVVVLAMLAGLPLTVWLDISDLSGNTLRRQARDMSSLISSIRSYYSANVVGRVLAAHASGVTEGTTVSHNYANIPGAIPLPATLSLELGDVIKEQQANITYRFVSDLPFKSRASHELDDFETNALAALRSNPQQTLNDLTRVGLIDTLRFVTPVVMGQACVACHNTHPESPKTDWKVGDVRGIQEVIIRQPYVSNIFAFKYLLCYFLFVAIIGISFIILQRQQARAIHSANQDLEAANEFLASVSLKISRYLSPQIYKSIFSGQKDVVVHTERKRLTIFFSDIKDFTATTERLQPEALTEMLNEYLTEMSNIALEHGGTVDKFIGDAILVFFGDPETKGPEEDAKACLRMAVDMQRRLGELKERWRRNGTEEPFVVRMGINSGYCNVGNFGSSDRMDYTIIGAEANLAARLQSVAQGGEIVISYETYALVNEIVDAHPLPPITMKGIQREIVPYAVDGLTIGADHKSRILSEHLAGLDLHLDMSLLEPADRLRVRTALREAIAALDEVASGAAGS
- a CDS encoding DUF992 domain-containing protein, which encodes MFKQTMIAAAALAAAAWASPAGAENYVTLGRLICGSDGGQGLIVTSQKNLICTYTPASGGAKAVYAGKIEKFGIDLGQTGKTVMIWQVLAKTGTDMPQFALAGEYYGIGADASVGAGAGAKVIAGGTNKAFMLQPLNVQAQEGLNLAIGVEKMTLVPGETSAKRPRSS
- a CDS encoding sensor histidine kinase, whose product is MKIVALFFPKASIGTYLVAMAVAIALPIFAFVTLLLLQLEDNQRSTLRRETAQDALALSRIVDRQLQDMATTLRLLSSSPELENGNLAAFHERTETALRDNTLFVIAVDRNGQQLLNTRRAFGTPLGEIANITALQSVMTSGRIEASDVFRGRTSGDWVYNVTLPRANDPVAALIITQDAKDLSKLVTTEGLAPGWSAAVIDQSGHVVAATGPTNLEPGTPFDPRILPAFTASRGVFQDETILPHMLLGYARIPGWSWKTVIWGPIAQASILSTWRFLIIGGVALVLVAVLGAYAVARQVRTTIRDIAEMANRMGEGHIVSPVETSVIEANQVAIALSNASFDRSQTEDRLRFVMHELVHRTKNLLTLAQAMMRQLAKQADSVETFQAAVADRLEGLVRSIELLTSEQWGGVSLRRVVDIHLEAFPQSREQIEITGEDFVVKPDAVQNLGLALHELATNSVKYGALSVPQGRVRFEWRDVTEEGKPDALLRFSWEERGGPPVVEPSRSGFGTTVIKAHAASAFRGTVQVDFRPEGLLWVLTAQRGTLERE
- a CDS encoding NAD(P)(+) transhydrogenase (Re/Si-specific) subunit beta, with the protein product MTNIAAFLYLVSGVLFILALRGLSHPATSRKGNLYGMIGMAIAILTTLVLATPNFGGFVLIVLGLAIGGSVGAYVARTIAMTSMPQLVAGFHSLVGLAAVLVAASALYTPASFGIGEIGHIHTEARVEMALGVAIGALTFTGSIIAFLKLDGRMSGKPILLPYRHAINASLLVLIVLFIIGLAATESHFDFWAVVALSLALGVLLIVPIGGADMPVVVSMLNSYSGWAAAGIGFTLGNLALIITGALVGSSGAILSYIMCKGMNRSFVSVILGGFGGETASGGPDTSDKTVKLGSAEDAAYLMANASKVIIVPGYGMAVAQAQHALRELADNLKKNGVEVKYAIHPVAGRMPGHMNVLLAEANVPYDEVFELEDINSEFAQADVAYVIGANDVTNPAARDDKTSPIYGMPILDVDRAKTCLFVKRSLGSGYAGIDNTLFYKDGTMMLLGDAKKMTEDINKAIAHG
- the rpsU gene encoding 30S ribosomal protein S21, whose product is MQVLVRDNNVDQALRALKKKMQREGIFREMKMRDYYEKPSQKRAREKAEAVRRVRKLARKRAQREGLVAH